In Camelina sativa cultivar DH55 chromosome 13, Cs, whole genome shotgun sequence, the genomic window aaacaaaaacatttttaattctTATATTACCTGTACATCTAGATGTCATATAACATACGAGAAATAAGCAGAGCCTTGGACCTTTTCAGTAATAACACAGAACTGTATAACAAGACAAATATTATCataagatatacaaaaaaaactcagtgAGTAAACCAGACTAATTAGTAACCAGCAAACTCAACAGCAGCACTTCTAGTAtagaatcaaaatcagaaagTGATGTTCTTATCATCTATACTAGGtgttatagtaaattataaaacacGGCCACagcatcaaacaaacaaaacgagcacaagaaagagagaggataCCCAGAAAATCACTCTACCCAAAAATCATGGAAAGGCAGAACTTTCTCAACCGTAAGATTTTAAATActtgaaataaaatttcaaagatTGAATAGTTAACAACACAAAGCAAGAATCACTTACTTCAAAATGCGATTCTGAAGTTCCAACGCAGATGCTTCTTTGCCGCTTGATGTAACATCAACATTATCGTCACCTTCATTTAGACCTCTGTTGTCATAATGTTCATATCTTTCAGCAGCTTTTtgagtatcatcatcatcttcatgaccTTTCTTACTCGCTCTCTCCTTCATTCGTGACCTAtccttgtctttttctttctcattttctctatctttatgattatctctttctttctccttctccttttcttttacgCGATCtctggttttttctttctccctctctttaTCTCTACCTCTAGAGATCTCCTTCTCAGTGTCtccttctctatctctttttcGGTCCCTATCTTTCTCCTTATCCCTGCGGTGGTCCTTNNNNNNNNNNNNNNNNNNNNNNNNNNNNNNNNNNNNNNNNNNNNNNNNNNNNNNNNNNNNNNNNNNNNNNNNNNNNNNNNNNNNNNNNNNNNNNNNNNNNNNNNNNNNNNNNNNNNNNNNNNNNNNNNNNNNNNNNNNNNNNNNNNNNNNNNNNNNNNNNNNNNNNNNNNNNNNNNNNNNNNNNNNNNNNNNNNNNNNNNNNNNNNNNNNNNNNNNNNNNNNNNNNNNNNNNNNNNNNNNNNNNNNNNNNNNNNNNNNNNNNNNNNNNNNNNNNNNNNNNNNNNNNNNNNNNNNNNNNNNNNNNNNNNNNNNNNNNNNNNNNNNNNNNNNNNNNNNNNNNNNNNNNNNNNNNNNNNNNNNNNNNNNNNNNNNNNNNNNNNNNNNNNNNNNNNNNNNNNNNNNNNNNNNNNNNNNNNNNNNNNNNNNNNNNNNNNNNNNNNNNNNNNNNNNNNNNNNNNNNNNNNNNNNNNNNNNNNNNNNNNNNNNNNNNNNNNNNNNNNNNNNNNNNNNNNNNNNNNNNNNNNNNTTCAGCAGCTTTTTgagtctcatcatcatcttcatgaccTTTCTTACTCGCTCTCTCCTTCATTCTTGACCTAtccttgtctttttctttttcattatccCTGTCATTTTCTCTATctttatgtttctctctttctttctccttctccttttcttttacgCGATCTCTTTCCCGATCTCTGGTCTTttctttctccctctctttaTCTCTACCTCTAGAGATCTCCTTCTCAGTGTCtccttctctatctctttttcGGTCCCTCTCTTTCTCCTTATCCCTGCGGTGGTCCTTCTCCCTTTCACGCTCCTTATCTTTGCTCTTTTCTCGGTCATAGTCCTTTTCTTTATCCTTGCTCCTATGATCCTTTGCTTTCCTCCTTCCATCTCTGTGTTCTCTAACAGGAGAAACCTCGTTGTCAGCTCTCTCTTCCCTGCTTTCATGCCTCGATTTAGACTTTTCAACTTCCATCTCCAAACGCCTACATGAATACCAAAAACTTCAATCAAGACCTAATCACCAAATGGAACAACTCATAAACAACAATTAACAGTGGTAAACTAGAATGAGTCAAACCAGCTACATGTGAAAATGGGTAACAAAACTACTATTCTTGCAAATTGATTAGTAGATACAACAACCAGCTACATGTGAATTACTCCGACGAAGTACTTGTACAACAAACATATCCCAACATCCCAAACAACACAATTAACGAGTAAAACCCTAACCTAAGAAGAACTTCATTAATATTGGGGAAAAAGGTTGAATCAAATACTGGTTCCGGTTATAGCACCAAGTATAATTCCGGTGAATAAACGGAAAAGGGAGCACGGTCAAGCAATATGATATTTATCGGAAACAGAACGAAAACTTCCGAAAAGAAAAGTGCAATAAAATCCGATTCGAGTTACCTCGGGATCTCAAGCCTTCAGTGGAAAGTGCTGATATATTCGGATCGAAGGACAAAGAAGGTTGAAAACACTCAGAATTGCTTGAGAAATTTTCCGAGGGTTTACAGAAAAATTGCGAAAGTACACCGAACGAATAGAGTAGATTAAGAAGATAAAGCCCAAGTAATTGCGAAGAAAGTGAGAAGATAATGCTTCAAGCCAGAGAGATGGCGGTTAAAATCGTACAGTGGACGATCGTAAGCTCGCCGTGGAAAGAGACGGAGAGACTCTCTGGTGGCGACGAGAGGAGAACGATTGTGCgtaaataatggaaaaaaagagaagatatacttgtatagatatataatattccGGTTTAAATCTTAATCGGTATAATTCTGAACCGGTTTAATTCGTTTAGTGtacatattaccaaaaaaaattctcgtGACCGCATCGGTTCATGAagactcaaaagtcaaaaccagcTGTAAGTGTGACTTGTGTACATCGCAATGAGGTAAACCAGAAATTTATAAAACCGATTCTTGGCAATGAAAGGTTTCTTTAGCATTCAAGAGAAGAAGACATACAGTAGCTAAGATTAAatctgtgtatatatatagataacaaGACCAAAACCGGActagattataatttataaggtTGCTTCCAGTAGGATGAAATCACTTTTGGGAGACGAGAAGAGATCAAACAGTATTTTATTCGTCATCTTTGGGTGTCCAAAATGACCGAGGGATCTTCCTTCCACAAAACATCATCATAAGAAAACGCTTTGGCCAAGCAAGTAATCAACTGCTTATGAATCACTTCTTCCGAAGGAAGCAGAGCATCCGTCTCTCTTCTCAAAGATGTAACTTCCTTATCAGCAATCCCACAAGGCACAATGTGCTCAAAGTAGTTCAAATCAGGATCAATGTTAAAGGCCAAACCATGACAAGTGATTCCAGAAGATATCCTAACCCCAATAGCACCAATCTTTCTATCCCCGACCCAAACCCCAGTCTCACATTTGTTTCCTGGACGAGCTTTCACGCCATACATTGAAGCAAATTCGATCATTGACCGCTCCAATGTCTCCACATAGTTCCTAGCACCAAAACCGATGCTGCGTAAAGAAATGATGGGATATAAGATGGCTTGATGAGGGCCATGGAATGTGATATCTCCTCCTCTTTGAGTATAATGAAGCTCAGCTCCAATTTTTGTGAGTTGAGATTGAGGGATCAGTAGATTGTGATCGGTTCTACGTTTTCCAAGTGTGTAAGTTGGTGGATGCTCAAGGGAGAGGAGGGTATCTGGAATTTGATGAGCTTTTCTCTCGGAAACTAACTTGTCTTGGATTTTAAGGAATTTCAAATAGTTGACAGTGCCTAGCCTCCAAACCTCCAAGATTCTAGGGGATCTCATTCCCTCCCTGCACAGTATCACAGAATCAATGATTAAAATCACTTCAGCTCTAAATACTTAGGTTAAATAGGAAGATTACTAGAgccaacacacaaaaaaattcttcttcttttttccctaACACTACAGCTAatatcagcaaaaaaaaaaaaagttccaaaaagaatcaaagataGAGTTAAGAGTCAAATCCGAGGAGCTAGGATAGAAAACACAAAAGACAGAAACTTGAATCGTTTTAGACTTTTCAACTTCGAGTTACCTCAAGATCAAGAGGAAAGTGCTAAGATATTCGGATCGACGGACAAAGAAAGTTGAAAACACTCAAGCTCGCCGTGGAAAGAGACGGAGTGACTCTGGTGGCTACGAGAGAAGAACGATTGGGcaataatagaaaataagaagataatATTCCGGTTTAAATCT contains:
- the LOC104735715 gene encoding octanoyltransferase-like, with product MRSPRILEVWRLGTVNYLKFLKIQDKLVSERKAHQIPDTLLSLEHPPTYTLGKRRTDHNLLIPQSQLTKIGAELHYTQRGGDITFHGPHQAILYPIISLRSIGFGARNYVETLERSMIEFASMYGVKARPGNKCETGVWVGDRKIGAIGVRISSGITCHGLAFNIDPDLNYFEHIVPCGIADKEVTSLRRETDALLPSEEVIHKQLITCLAKAFSYDDVLWKEDPSVILDTQR